One stretch of Candidatus Bathyarchaeia archaeon DNA includes these proteins:
- a CDS encoding 50S ribosomal protein L16, with protein sequence MKARNYGPVKGQAYTRKEYVKGFPPPKIVKFTMGDIKGTWDYEARLVSIQRKQIRHMALEAARVATNRVLMEKLINDYLMTVLPYPHVILRENKMIFGAHADRLQQGMRRSFGRTVGTAARIEPGQTIMTVKVKAAGLEAAKESLKRGTAKLPLTCRIIVEKIKPEVESKDDATKVDASE encoded by the coding sequence ATGAAGGCTCGCAACTACGGACCTGTCAAAGGGCAGGCTTATACCCGGAAGGAATACGTGAAGGGTTTTCCTCCGCCTAAAATCGTCAAGTTTACCATGGGCGACATCAAAGGAACATGGGATTACGAAGCGCGGCTGGTGTCAATTCAGCGGAAACAAATCCGTCACATGGCACTGGAAGCTGCCCGCGTAGCGACAAACCGTGTCTTAATGGAGAAGCTGATTAACGATTACCTTATGACTGTTTTGCCTTATCCACATGTTATCCTCAGAGAAAACAAGATGATCTTTGGGGCTCATGCTGACCGACTTCAGCAGGGAATGCGCAGGTCATTTGGGCGCACCGTGGGCACGGCTGCTCGAATTGAACCTGGACAAACAATAATGACTGTTAAGGTTAAAGCGGCTGGGCTTGAAGCCGCTAAAGAATCCCTAAAACGGGGAACGGCAAAGTTGCCTCTCACCTGCAGGATTATTGTTGAAAAAATTAAGCCTGAAGTCGAGTCTAAAGATGATGCAACCAAGGTGGACGCGAGTGAGTGA
- the ppsA gene encoding phosphoenolpyruvate synthase, translated as MQPRWTRVSDPKKELVSWFETLRVTDIPSVGGKNASLGEMINAGLPVPPGFAVTAFSYEHFLQETNLAEKIYKVINEVITDKNNPKQYDDASKKIRELIEQTPVPKEISKAITAAYKELNTKLNLKETFVAVRSSATAEDLPDASFAGQQETFLNIRGPKDLLDKVVKCWSSLFTPRAIFYRNEKGFAHEKVFISVGVQKMVNSRAAGVMFTINPTNGTPDEIMIEGNFGLGETVVSGAVNPDNFLVDKKTVAIKERRTAKKTVMYIRDPKTGSTIHEDVPEDKQKVPCVSDEEVLKLADLAKRIERHYGKAMDIEWAIDQDLPFPQNMFIVQARPETVWSSKTAEEAAAPAETVKPEEQLKVIAKGISAGKRGYGVGVAKVVLNPDEANSEMKKGDILVTDMTNPDFVPFMKIASAIVTDKGGVTSHAAIVSRELSIPCVVGTETATQVMKTGQQYTVDSRNGVIYEGVLAQAVEKPIEASGTTIVQAAAPVTATKIYMNLAIPDMIEQYKDLPFQGIGLMRTEFIFADYIGEHPLYLMESGQSQKLVDKFAEGVATVARAIQPRPVVVRFSDFKTNEYRDLKGGEKYEIVEENPMLGWRGCSRYISKWYIDAFRLECKAIQKCRTEWGLKNVYVMLPMIRTLWEARRVLEIMKEEGLERGRDFKIWFMAETPSIAIMADEFSKLVDGFSIGSNDMTQGILMIDRDSERLGQMGYFDERDPAVKRIIARLIRVAHENGCTVSICGEGPSNLPDFAEFLVRAGIDSISVNNDAVVATKQNVAAVEQKIVLERLAEQAALAAGKPLKKPTPDWEWEQ; from the coding sequence ATGCAACCAAGGTGGACGCGAGTGAGTGACCCGAAAAAAGAGCTTGTAAGTTGGTTTGAAACTCTCCGAGTGACTGATATTCCCTCTGTTGGCGGCAAAAACGCCAGCTTGGGCGAAATGATTAACGCGGGCTTGCCCGTTCCCCCGGGCTTTGCCGTGACTGCTTTTTCTTACGAACATTTCCTCCAAGAAACCAATCTTGCTGAAAAAATCTACAAAGTTATCAACGAAGTTATCACCGACAAAAACAACCCCAAACAGTACGATGATGCTTCAAAGAAAATCCGTGAACTCATCGAGCAAACCCCTGTCCCCAAAGAAATCTCCAAAGCCATAACCGCAGCATACAAAGAACTCAACACCAAGCTTAACCTGAAAGAAACCTTCGTCGCAGTGAGGTCAAGCGCAACGGCTGAAGATTTGCCTGATGCATCTTTTGCGGGGCAGCAGGAAACTTTTCTGAACATCCGCGGTCCTAAGGATCTGCTGGATAAAGTGGTCAAATGCTGGAGCAGCCTGTTTACTCCACGCGCAATTTTCTACCGCAACGAAAAAGGCTTTGCACACGAGAAGGTTTTCATCAGTGTGGGCGTGCAGAAAATGGTGAACTCCCGCGCCGCAGGCGTCATGTTTACAATTAACCCCACAAACGGCACACCCGACGAAATTATGATTGAAGGCAACTTTGGCTTAGGCGAAACCGTAGTTTCAGGTGCAGTTAACCCTGACAACTTTCTCGTTGACAAGAAGACCGTTGCGATAAAAGAGCGCCGAACCGCCAAAAAAACCGTCATGTACATCCGTGACCCCAAGACAGGCAGCACCATCCATGAGGATGTTCCTGAAGACAAGCAGAAAGTGCCCTGTGTCAGCGACGAAGAAGTTCTAAAACTTGCTGACCTCGCTAAACGTATCGAACGACACTATGGCAAAGCCATGGATATTGAGTGGGCAATTGACCAAGACCTTCCTTTCCCTCAGAACATGTTCATCGTTCAAGCCCGACCGGAAACCGTTTGGAGCTCAAAAACTGCCGAAGAAGCAGCCGCACCAGCCGAAACGGTGAAACCCGAAGAACAGCTGAAAGTCATCGCCAAAGGCATTTCCGCTGGCAAACGCGGTTACGGTGTAGGTGTCGCAAAAGTTGTGCTTAACCCTGATGAAGCCAACAGTGAAATGAAGAAAGGCGACATCCTCGTTACCGACATGACTAACCCTGACTTTGTGCCCTTCATGAAAATCGCCAGCGCCATCGTCACCGACAAAGGCGGCGTCACCAGCCACGCAGCAATCGTCAGCCGCGAACTCAGCATCCCCTGCGTTGTCGGCACCGAAACAGCCACGCAAGTCATGAAGACCGGGCAGCAGTACACCGTGGATTCCCGAAACGGCGTCATCTACGAAGGAGTCTTAGCCCAAGCCGTAGAGAAACCTATCGAAGCAAGCGGGACAACCATTGTGCAGGCTGCAGCTCCTGTTACGGCAACAAAGATTTACATGAACCTCGCCATACCCGACATGATTGAGCAATACAAGGATTTGCCCTTCCAAGGCATCGGCTTGATGCGCACCGAATTCATCTTCGCCGACTACATTGGCGAACACCCCTTGTACCTTATGGAGTCTGGGCAAAGCCAAAAGCTGGTTGACAAATTCGCCGAAGGCGTCGCCACAGTAGCACGCGCCATCCAGCCCCGACCAGTAGTGGTTCGGTTCAGCGACTTCAAGACCAACGAGTACCGCGACCTCAAAGGCGGCGAAAAATACGAAATCGTCGAAGAAAACCCCATGTTAGGCTGGAGAGGCTGCAGCCGCTACATCAGCAAATGGTACATCGACGCCTTCAGGCTGGAATGCAAAGCAATCCAGAAGTGCCGCACCGAGTGGGGACTCAAAAACGTTTACGTCATGCTCCCCATGATTCGCACCCTCTGGGAGGCTCGCCGGGTTCTGGAAATCATGAAAGAAGAAGGACTTGAACGCGGACGTGACTTTAAGATTTGGTTCATGGCCGAAACCCCCTCAATCGCCATCATGGCAGACGAATTCAGCAAACTCGTTGACGGCTTTAGCATCGGCAGCAACGACATGACCCAAGGTATACTCATGATTGACCGCGACAGCGAGCGCCTCGGACAAATGGGCTACTTCGACGAACGCGACCCCGCAGTCAAACGCATCATCGCAAGGCTAATCCGCGTGGCACACGAAAACGGCTGCACCGTCAGCATCTGCGGCGAAGGCCCCAGCAACTTGCCTGACTTTGCAGAGTTCCTTGTCCGCGCAGGCATCGACAGCATATCCGTCAACAACGACGCCGTAGTCGCCACAAAACAGAACGTCGCAGCCGTCGAACAAAAAATCGTTCTGGAACGCCTCGCCGAACAAGCCGCATTAGCCGCGGGTAAACCCCTCAAGAAACCCACTCCTGACTGGGAATGGGAACAGTAG
- a CDS encoding nitrous oxide reductase family maturation protein NosD: MGNRTVIVAIVTSAVILLFACPFFEGANANFYLPPAESLPAIQINPDGSIAPVTNLINQTGNTYYLNSDIIQQYVLEVHCSNIVIDGQNHTIDGRHFVGSGIFLSDVTNVTVKNTRLSYFTFAGVYLDNSSNCTVSEITAENIGTAGILLGKSHGNIVTENQIDTNSMGIQLELSSENELFGNNITSYGFDSISDYPGIMLMNSPKNSIQCNNIIGKFTAVSLITHAIYPYNTSSNRLYLNNFVNNSNPVYFQDTPFVNSWDNGVEGNYWNSYNGTDADKDGIGDVPYGLHENNADHFPLMCPFGSPEVEVFELANSTYKTPNIPLTFNVPETVSWVGYSLDHQTNVTLLGNTSLSDMAEGDHSLILYANNTEGNMGTSGIKHFTVVLPTSSPTSTSTVPPSPSATGQPTQTSNTKPAPSLPIEYIIVTGAAVTGGVVAVAVFLLKKR, from the coding sequence ATGGGTAACCGAACAGTTATAGTGGCAATCGTGACCTCAGCAGTGATTTTACTATTTGCATGCCCCTTTTTTGAAGGGGCTAACGCGAACTTTTATCTTCCCCCTGCCGAGAGTTTGCCAGCAATCCAAATCAACCCTGATGGAAGCATCGCGCCTGTAACAAATTTAATCAACCAAACAGGTAACACCTACTATCTAAACAGTGATATCATTCAACAGTATGTTCTTGAGGTGCACTGCAGCAACATTGTGATTGATGGACAGAACCATACGATAGACGGCAGACACTTTGTTGGCAGCGGAATCTTTCTATCTGACGTAACCAACGTGACCGTAAAGAACACCCGCTTATCTTATTTTACATTTGCCGGGGTATACCTTGACAATTCTTCAAACTGCACCGTTTCGGAAATCACGGCAGAAAACATCGGCACTGCAGGCATCCTTCTGGGAAAAAGCCACGGCAATATTGTTACCGAAAATCAGATAGACACCAATAGTATGGGGATACAGCTTGAATTATCAAGCGAAAATGAACTTTTTGGAAACAACATAACCAGCTACGGGTTTGATTCCATTAGTGACTATCCCGGTATTATGCTTATGAATTCGCCAAAAAACAGTATCCAATGCAACAACATAATTGGTAAATTTACCGCCGTAAGCCTGATAACTCACGCAATATACCCCTACAACACCTCCAGCAACAGACTTTACCTCAACAATTTTGTAAACAACTCTAATCCCGTCTACTTTCAAGACACACCGTTTGTAAACTCGTGGGATAACGGTGTGGAAGGCAACTACTGGAACAGCTACAACGGCACGGACGCAGACAAAGACGGAATAGGTGATGTTCCTTATGGGCTGCACGAAAATAACGCAGACCATTTTCCGCTTATGTGCCCTTTTGGTTCCCCTGAGGTAGAAGTTTTTGAACTAGCAAATTCCACCTACAAAACCCCAAACATTCCCTTAACCTTTAACGTGCCCGAGACAGTTTCGTGGGTTGGCTACAGTTTGGACCACCAAACCAACGTGACTCTCTTGGGAAACACGTCTCTTTCTGACATGGCAGAAGGCGACCACAGCTTAATCCTGTACGCTAACAACACCGAGGGCAACATGGGCACCTCAGGCATAAAGCATTTTACCGTGGTCCTCCCAACCTCTTCACCCACTTCGACTTCGACTGTCCCGCCGTCACCTTCCGCCACAGGGCAACCCACACAAACCTCAAACACTAAACCAGCGCCGTCCTTGCCCATAGAATACATAATCGTAACGGGTGCGGCAGTTACGGGCGGGGTGGTTGCTGTCGCAGTTTTCTTGCTAAAAAAACGTTGA
- a CDS encoding TRM11 family methyltransferase, whose product MSSPQENVYCFISGKNWKLSLAELTTYLNARGCGFEVLEFSRSFFTLKTQTPIGASVIDDLGGTLKIAKIAGFVPTKRITDAFLEENKQVKKQLKFDFPFDALADQMPRASSGKAVFGVSVYWADPFFKPAGRLAQRFVGSALKDELKEQDKKARFMGFPHDRSNPQLTPVEVIKQGLLENHAEILLCIGTQQTAIGTTIAVHNPFEFQKRDLDKPVQRKIFGISPRVAKLLLNLTQCTPSKVFLDPFCGVGNILLEALLAKARVIGVDINRWCVDASKRNLQWVTQEYELRDVDYAVVQGDARDLRRKVGDEVDCIATEPDLGPALREVPTEAYAEKIIRSQTPLFEDFLSSAYGVLRRGGYLALVTPYIRTRGGKFVSMGIGKLAEEVGFEPVTPFADVAFVGEAADFPLRELASFVDVDERHKIGREISVFHKPK is encoded by the coding sequence ATGTCCTCCCCACAAGAGAATGTTTACTGCTTTATTTCGGGTAAGAATTGGAAGCTTTCTCTTGCCGAACTCACCACATACCTCAACGCGCGTGGCTGCGGGTTTGAGGTTTTGGAGTTTAGCCGCAGCTTCTTCACCCTCAAAACCCAAACCCCCATAGGCGCCTCAGTCATTGACGATTTGGGCGGCACCCTAAAAATCGCCAAGATCGCGGGGTTTGTTCCCACCAAACGCATAACCGACGCCTTCCTCGAAGAGAACAAACAGGTCAAAAAACAACTCAAATTCGACTTCCCCTTCGACGCTCTAGCAGACCAGATGCCCCGCGCTTCCTCGGGCAAAGCGGTTTTCGGCGTAAGCGTCTACTGGGCCGACCCCTTCTTCAAACCCGCTGGACGCCTCGCGCAACGCTTCGTAGGTAGCGCCCTCAAAGACGAGCTCAAAGAGCAGGACAAGAAAGCCCGCTTCATGGGGTTCCCCCACGACCGCTCCAACCCCCAACTCACCCCCGTCGAAGTCATCAAGCAGGGGCTGCTGGAAAACCACGCCGAAATCCTGCTCTGCATCGGCACCCAACAAACCGCAATAGGCACCACAATCGCCGTGCATAACCCGTTTGAATTCCAAAAACGCGACTTAGACAAACCCGTGCAACGCAAAATCTTTGGTATTTCGCCGCGGGTTGCCAAACTTCTCCTCAACCTCACCCAGTGCACGCCTAGCAAAGTTTTCTTGGACCCATTCTGTGGGGTGGGGAACATTTTGCTGGAGGCGTTGCTTGCCAAAGCCCGCGTCATAGGGGTGGATATTAATCGTTGGTGTGTGGATGCCTCCAAACGGAACCTCCAATGGGTCACGCAGGAGTACGAGTTGAGAGATGTGGATTATGCGGTGGTGCAGGGCGACGCAAGGGACCTGCGGCGTAAAGTCGGCGACGAAGTGGACTGCATTGCCACCGAACCCGACTTGGGACCAGCCCTGCGGGAGGTTCCCACGGAAGCGTATGCGGAGAAAATCATACGCAGCCAGACTCCGCTGTTTGAGGATTTTCTTTCTTCGGCGTATGGGGTTTTGCGGAGGGGCGGCTACTTGGCTTTGGTTACGCCGTATATCCGGACGCGGGGCGGCAAATTCGTCTCCATGGGCATCGGCAAGTTAGCCGAGGAAGTAGGCTTTGAACCCGTCACGCCCTTCGCCGATGTTGCATTTGTTGGGGAGGCGGCAGATTTTCCGCTGCGTGAGTTGGCTTCGTTTGTGGATGTGGATGAGCGGCACAAAATCGGGCGGGAAATCAGCGTCTTCCACAAACCCAAATAG
- a CDS encoding cytidine/deoxycytidylate deaminase family protein, with the protein MTTTPRPDWDRYFLDLCEAVSKRATCDRGKAGCVIVKDKRIMTTGYVGAPAGLPHCDEAGHDMRKVFNSNGEVTQHCVRTLHAEQNAIIQAARFGIPLEGATLYCKMTPCRTCAMMIINAGIKRVVCEKRYHADAETIEMFRQAGIELVIANNEFEKYEGQ; encoded by the coding sequence GTGACAACCACTCCAAGACCAGACTGGGACAGGTACTTTTTAGACCTCTGCGAAGCGGTTTCCAAACGCGCCACCTGCGACCGCGGCAAAGCAGGCTGCGTCATCGTCAAAGACAAACGCATCATGACCACAGGCTACGTGGGCGCCCCCGCTGGACTGCCACACTGCGACGAAGCTGGACATGACATGCGCAAAGTCTTTAACAGCAATGGCGAAGTCACCCAGCACTGCGTCCGCACGCTACACGCGGAACAAAACGCCATAATCCAAGCGGCGCGTTTTGGCATACCGCTGGAGGGCGCCACGCTTTACTGTAAAATGACGCCGTGTCGAACCTGTGCCATGATGATAATCAACGCAGGAATCAAACGGGTTGTCTGCGAGAAACGCTACCACGCCGACGCCGAAACCATCGAGATGTTTAGGCAAGCAGGCATAGAACTGGTCATAGCTAACAACGAATTTGAAAAATACGAAGGCCAATAA
- a CDS encoding TrkH family potassium uptake protein translates to MRALLANMGFVLQISGIFILIPIVVSFIYNETQATIALFLTATAFLALGFALNTLCEKKELSYKQSCTLVVLVFVILSLIGSIPYFYVDTNVNILQRITDSIFESTSGFTTTGFSVIPDVSLLPKSIILYRGLTQFIGGVGIVLVLIAFFYPETKLHEFARSMGLTKNGKVKKAITLIITVYCGLTIALISAGLIFGYHDIINLASIVFAALGTGGFSPVPDITPIATQPPMNAIILVSIVLGATNFLALAGLFKGKIKAFFNSEISVFLALAAVSIVGVVVFFDFSVFDATFHVLSAMSCTGFAVLSVPAFPDSLKLFFVFLMLVGGASFSTAGGIKIFRFVLLLKATKKAIVDTVTENDEQKIKLFGRSYTNIEVMHAAMLVLLAIAIIFVSSLVVCHYGYRPIDAIFETTSALATAGLSAGIVSFSLATELKWLFIFLMLLGRVEIMAFLIMFFREKNGNVNGKDTVQCKRSRHRKKNGTTKSKPKEEPAPEPPPTPQAPEDNEEAEDQTAELELQALSDADAQLP, encoded by the coding sequence ATGAGGGCATTATTAGCTAACATGGGGTTTGTCCTGCAGATCTCTGGGATTTTTATTCTTATTCCCATAGTGGTTTCATTTATCTACAACGAAACCCAAGCCACAATTGCACTTTTCTTAACCGCAACCGCATTTTTAGCCCTCGGATTCGCATTAAACACTCTCTGCGAAAAAAAAGAACTCAGCTACAAACAATCCTGCACCCTTGTCGTGCTGGTTTTTGTTATCCTAAGCCTAATTGGCTCCATCCCTTACTTCTACGTAGACACCAACGTTAACATCCTACAAAGAATAACTGACAGCATCTTTGAATCCACATCAGGATTCACAACCACTGGTTTCTCAGTAATACCCGACGTATCCCTGCTCCCCAAATCAATCATCCTATACCGCGGCTTGACCCAGTTCATCGGAGGAGTGGGCATCGTGCTGGTTCTGATCGCATTCTTTTATCCTGAAACCAAACTGCACGAGTTCGCCAGAAGTATGGGATTAACCAAAAACGGCAAAGTCAAAAAAGCCATCACACTAATTATCACGGTCTACTGCGGTCTTACAATTGCATTGATTAGCGCAGGGTTAATTTTTGGCTATCACGACATCATAAACTTGGCGTCCATCGTTTTTGCTGCCTTAGGCACAGGCGGTTTCTCGCCTGTTCCAGACATAACCCCAATCGCTACTCAACCCCCAATGAACGCCATCATCTTGGTCAGCATTGTCCTTGGCGCCACAAACTTTTTGGCTTTGGCAGGATTGTTTAAGGGCAAAATTAAAGCGTTTTTCAACTCTGAAATCTCTGTCTTCCTCGCCCTTGCAGCCGTCTCAATCGTAGGAGTTGTTGTCTTCTTTGACTTCTCAGTTTTTGACGCAACATTTCACGTCTTAAGTGCCATGTCGTGCACAGGATTTGCGGTTCTTTCTGTCCCTGCTTTTCCTGATTCGCTTAAGCTGTTTTTTGTGTTCTTGATGCTAGTAGGTGGCGCCAGTTTTTCCACAGCGGGCGGCATTAAGATTTTCAGGTTTGTTTTACTGCTGAAAGCAACCAAAAAAGCCATTGTAGACACCGTCACAGAAAATGATGAACAGAAGATAAAGCTGTTTGGCAGATCATACACGAACATTGAAGTTATGCACGCCGCAATGCTTGTGCTTTTGGCAATTGCCATAATTTTTGTTTCATCACTAGTCGTTTGCCACTACGGGTACAGACCTATCGACGCAATTTTTGAAACCACATCAGCCCTTGCAACCGCAGGCTTAAGCGCAGGCATTGTTTCATTCTCATTGGCTACAGAACTAAAATGGCTCTTCATCTTCCTCATGCTGCTAGGCAGGGTTGAAATTATGGCGTTTCTAATCATGTTCTTCAGAGAGAAAAACGGAAACGTAAACGGAAAAGACACTGTCCAATGCAAACGGAGCAGACACCGAAAGAAAAATGGCACAACAAAAAGTAAACCTAAAGAAGAGCCAGCACCTGAACCGCCACCAACACCTCAAGCGCCTGAAGACAATGAAGAAGCAGAAGACCAAACTGCAGAGTTGGAGCTGCAAGCATTATCTGACGCTGACGCTCAATTACCTTAG
- a CDS encoding nitroreductase family protein, producing the protein MDSVIEAINSRKSTRSFEAKPVSKDILNTIIEAGNHAPFTSMTRAQPWRFVVAQEPEFKQKLFQTAFPIWKQSIDAMKDASPELYKMAMTLHDALDDPKDVVYYSAPVILFVIGPQDNAVSCALACENVMIAAQALGLGSCYVGFGSMVKGNTDVVAALELKENEQIYGPILLGYPKENLSEAIRNALESIGPQKKSPVTKWI; encoded by the coding sequence ATGGATTCAGTAATCGAAGCAATAAACAGCAGAAAATCCACAAGGTCCTTTGAAGCAAAACCCGTTTCAAAAGACATACTCAACACCATAATCGAAGCAGGAAACCATGCACCATTCACATCCATGACCCGCGCCCAGCCATGGCGTTTTGTCGTTGCCCAAGAACCCGAGTTCAAGCAGAAACTCTTTCAGACCGCGTTTCCAATTTGGAAACAATCCATCGACGCCATGAAGGACGCCAGCCCCGAACTCTACAAGATGGCAATGACCCTTCACGATGCATTGGATGACCCCAAAGACGTAGTTTACTACTCCGCACCGGTCATCCTCTTTGTCATAGGTCCCCAAGATAACGCCGTAAGCTGTGCACTAGCTTGCGAAAACGTAATGATTGCCGCCCAAGCCTTGGGGCTGGGAAGCTGCTACGTAGGCTTTGGTTCAATGGTGAAAGGCAACACAGACGTCGTTGCTGCCCTTGAATTAAAAGAAAACGAACAAATTTACGGGCCAATCTTGCTGGGCTACCCAAAAGAAAACCTTAGCGAAGCCATTCGTAACGCGCTTGAAAGCATCGGACCACAAAAAAAGTCCCCTGTAACCAAATGGATATAG
- a CDS encoding FecR domain-containing protein — protein sequence MRRNRLVVIFVLCFLIIPIFLIHTSYASLGWTQTYEGDGYDALFPYAVIQTSDGGYALAVFADTKQVEESPSWHLTEQYQLWLIKTDSSGNMQWKQIYGTTTPLASGGRYSLVQTRDGGYAIGGNTAGSEWWLIKTDISGIIQWNKTYTSQNANDYFNLANSMIQTKDGGYLFAGSASSQNSGGSSDFCLLKVDTTGNVQWTKTFDSGTTPNPSGDTYNRDDEAYSLIQTRDGGYVIAGQSMGYNSPDFWLVKTDSSGAEEWNKKYAEQYLAGGLHFLEDIQVVQTNDEGYAFVGSEEKSSDDNDFYLTKVDSAGDFQWRQTYGDKYVDTPCSVVQLADGGFAIGGTITEAGTTGPISRDLAIVRTDSSGNIQWTKTYNAKINATSNTKSEDFAYSLTRTNDGAYVIAGTTENAWDGSHVDVFLVKTEPTETPPEGSPSASVEEVAGQIEVQAPGQNGWVSATDGASFSAGTKIKTSESSGDLTLSGTTKLQLAPNSLIEIQSSSESSQTLELVQGEVTADVKNLPEGATVEVETSEASAIVKGTTFTVTHGAGETTLSVQEGVVRFVSKTTGDFIDVTTGQSVTATAAGLNGVAEEGGFPLMLTVAVVVVVGAVLGITFWMFKAKKK from the coding sequence GTGAGAAGGAACCGTCTTGTAGTTATTTTCGTTCTTTGTTTTCTAATCATTCCAATATTCCTTATCCATACCAGTTATGCGTCGCTAGGTTGGACCCAAACATACGAAGGCGACGGCTACGATGCCCTGTTTCCATACGCGGTCATACAGACCAGCGACGGCGGATATGCTCTGGCAGTTTTCGCCGACACTAAACAAGTTGAAGAATCCCCCTCTTGGCACCTGACAGAGCAATACCAGCTTTGGCTAATCAAAACGGACTCTTCCGGCAACATGCAGTGGAAGCAGATTTACGGAACAACAACTCCCCTTGCTTCAGGTGGCCGCTACAGTTTAGTCCAAACCCGTGATGGAGGATACGCAATTGGGGGAAACACCGCAGGCTCCGAGTGGTGGCTAATCAAGACGGACATTTCAGGAATAATACAATGGAATAAAACTTACACCAGTCAAAACGCCAACGATTACTTTAATCTTGCAAACTCGATGATTCAGACAAAGGACGGCGGCTACCTGTTCGCTGGTAGTGCATCAAGCCAAAACAGTGGCGGAAGCAGCGATTTTTGCCTCTTAAAAGTGGACACCACAGGCAACGTTCAATGGACCAAAACCTTTGACAGTGGCACAACACCGAACCCTTCAGGGGACACATACAACCGAGATGACGAAGCCTATTCACTGATTCAAACCCGCGACGGCGGCTACGTCATAGCTGGTCAGTCAATGGGGTATAATTCCCCTGATTTTTGGCTAGTCAAAACCGACTCTTCTGGCGCAGAAGAATGGAACAAAAAATACGCCGAGCAGTATCTGGCTGGAGGGCTGCATTTTTTGGAAGACATACAAGTGGTACAAACCAATGATGAGGGCTATGCTTTCGTAGGTTCCGAAGAGAAGTCTTCTGACGACAACGATTTCTATTTAACGAAGGTGGATTCCGCTGGGGATTTCCAGTGGCGGCAAACTTATGGCGACAAATACGTTGACACGCCTTGTTCCGTGGTGCAACTTGCCGACGGGGGCTTCGCAATAGGCGGAACCATCACGGAAGCAGGAACCACTGGCCCAATAAGCAGGGACTTAGCTATAGTTCGGACGGATTCATCAGGAAACATCCAATGGACAAAAACATATAACGCAAAAATTAATGCCACATCAAACACTAAAAGCGAAGATTTCGCCTACTCCCTGACCAGAACCAACGACGGTGCATACGTAATCGCCGGCACAACCGAGAACGCATGGGACGGAAGTCACGTTGATGTTTTTCTCGTCAAAACAGAACCCACAGAAACACCTCCAGAAGGGTCCCCCTCCGCTTCAGTTGAAGAGGTTGCTGGGCAAATAGAAGTGCAGGCTCCTGGACAGAACGGATGGGTTTCTGCAACTGATGGTGCTTCTTTTTCTGCAGGAACAAAAATTAAAACCTCCGAGTCCAGTGGAGACTTAACGCTCAGTGGAACAACAAAGCTTCAACTTGCACCAAACTCCCTGATAGAAATTCAATCGTCGTCCGAGAGCAGCCAGACACTAGAGCTCGTACAGGGCGAAGTCACGGCGGATGTGAAAAATCTGCCTGAAGGCGCCACCGTTGAAGTTGAAACCTCTGAGGCATCCGCCATCGTCAAAGGAACCACGTTCACAGTCACCCATGGGGCGGGTGAAACTACGCTTAGTGTTCAGGAAGGCGTTGTCAGATTTGTCTCAAAAACAACTGGAGACTTTATTGATGTGACGACTGGTCAAAGCGTCACTGCAACCGCCGCTGGCTTAAATGGCGTAGCAGAGGAAGGTGGGTTCCCATTAATGCTGACCGTTGCTGTAGTTGTTGTGGTCGGAGCAGTGCTGGGGATAACCTTTTGGATGTTTAAGGCAAAAAAGAAGTAG